The following coding sequences lie in one Anolis carolinensis isolate JA03-04 unplaced genomic scaffold, rAnoCar3.1.pri scaffold_11, whole genome shotgun sequence genomic window:
- the scamp5 gene encoding secretory carrier-associated membrane protein 5 encodes MGENNFPPLPRFIPLKPCFYQDFDEEIPPLHRTTVKRLYYLWMLNSITLAVNLIGCLAWMIGGGGAVNFGLAILWLILFTPCSYVCWFRPIYKAFKTDSSFSFMAFFFTFMAQLVISIIQAVGIPGWGVCGWIAAISFLGTNVGSAVVMLIPTVLFTAMSVFSFIALSMVHKFYRGSGGSFSKAQEEWTTGAWKNPHVQQAAQNAAVGAVQGGMMQHETQYSATPNYNYPNDM; translated from the exons ATGGGAG aaaacaattTCCCCCCTCTCCCGCGATTCATCCCCTTGAAGCCTTGTTTCTACCAAGATTTCGACGAAGAGATCCCACCGCTCCACCGGACCACCGTCAAACGCCTTTACTACCTCTGGATGT TGAATAGCATCACTTTGGCCGTGAACCTGATCGGCTGCCTTGCCTGGATGATCGGAGGCGGCGGAGCGGTTAACTTTGGGCTGGCCATTCTCTGGCTTATTCTCTTTACTCCCTGCTCCTATGTCTGCTGGTTTAGACCCATTTACAAAGCCTTCAA GACAGACAGTTCCTTCAGTTTCATGGCGTTTTTCTTCACTTTCATGGCCCAGCTCGTGATCAGCATCATCCAGGCAGTCGGCATCCCTGGTTGGGGAGTCTG TGGCTGGATCGCGGCAATATCCTTCCTTGGCACCAATGTGGGCTCGGCTGTTGTGATGCTCATCCCCACCGTCCTCTTCACGGCGATGTCCGTCTTCTCCTTCATCGCTCTCAGTATG GTGCATAAGTTTTACCGAGGAAGCGGCGGGAGCTTCAGCAAAGCGCAAGAGGAGTGGACAACGGGCGCCTGGAAGAACCCGCACGTCCAGCAAGCGGCCCAAAACGCGGCCGTGGGGGCCGTCCAGGGCGGCATGATGCAGCACGAAACACAGTATTCGGCCACCCCTAACTATAACTACCCCAACGACATGTGA
- the ppcdc gene encoding phosphopantothenoylcysteine decarboxylase isoform X2 has product MLWKGRSDPVLHIELRRWADLMLVAPLDANSLAKVANGLCDNLLTCVIRAWDLSKPLLFCPAMNTAMWEHPITAQQVEKLKGFGYVEIPCIVKKLICGDEGRGAMAEVSTIVEKVKAVLSELDLPNQS; this is encoded by the exons ATG CTGTGGAAGGGGCGCTCAGATCCTGTGCTCCACATCGAACTCAGGCGCTGGGCTGACCTGATGCTGGTGGCGCCTTTGGATGCAAACTCCTTGGCCAAAGTAGCAAATGGCCTCTGTGACAACCTCCTG ACTTGTGTCATCCGTGCCTGGGATCTGAGCAAGCCGCTGCTCTTCTGCCCTGCCATGAACACGGCCATGTGGGAGCATCCCATCACTGCCCAGCAAGTGGAAAAACTCAAGGGCTTTGGCTACGTGGAGATTCCTTGCATTGTGAAGAAGCTGATCTGTGGAGACGAAG GTCGGGGTGCCATGGCAGAAGTGTCAACCATTGTGGAGAAAGTCAAGGCAGTTTTGTCAGAGTTGGACCTGCCCAATCAAAGCTGA
- the ppcdc gene encoding phosphopantothenoylcysteine decarboxylase isoform X1 translates to MRMLPEANMNPIPESDPQCLTKQKKVHLLVGVTGSVAALKLPLLVSELLKIPGLEVQVVTTENAKHFYNSEEIPVTLYSDADEWQLWKGRSDPVLHIELRRWADLMLVAPLDANSLAKVANGLCDNLLTCVIRAWDLSKPLLFCPAMNTAMWEHPITAQQVEKLKGFGYVEIPCIVKKLICGDEGRGAMAEVSTIVEKVKAVLSELDLPNQS, encoded by the exons ATGCGGATGCTTCCTGAGGCCAATATGAATCCCATCCCAGAGTCGGACCCACAATGCTTGACCAAACAGAAGAAGGTCCACCTTCTTGTTGGCGTCACTGGAAGCGTGGCCGCCTTAAAGCTGCCTCTTCTCGTCTCTGAGCTTCTGAAGATACCTGGA CTGGAAGTGCAAGTGGTGACTACAGAAAATGCTAAGCATTTCTACAATTCGGAGGAGATCCCCGTAACTCTCTACAGCGATGCAGATGAATGGCAA CTGTGGAAGGGGCGCTCAGATCCTGTGCTCCACATCGAACTCAGGCGCTGGGCTGACCTGATGCTGGTGGCGCCTTTGGATGCAAACTCCTTGGCCAAAGTAGCAAATGGCCTCTGTGACAACCTCCTG ACTTGTGTCATCCGTGCCTGGGATCTGAGCAAGCCGCTGCTCTTCTGCCCTGCCATGAACACGGCCATGTGGGAGCATCCCATCACTGCCCAGCAAGTGGAAAAACTCAAGGGCTTTGGCTACGTGGAGATTCCTTGCATTGTGAAGAAGCTGATCTGTGGAGACGAAG GTCGGGGTGCCATGGCAGAAGTGTCAACCATTGTGGAGAAAGTCAAGGCAGTTTTGTCAGAGTTGGACCTGCCCAATCAAAGCTGA